The following is a genomic window from Sciurus carolinensis chromosome 3, mSciCar1.2, whole genome shotgun sequence.
ctactctactgatcctcctttcattcatttatttatttttgattgatgctttatacatatacataaaggtagaattcactgtggtatatgtatacatgcacacagtgtggttttgttaaattcattccacattcccTCCTCTTTCTGGTCCCTTTTCCTTGCCTTTCTATATCACcgccttctactctactgatcttccctctatCTTTATAATTACCTGATCTCCATCTCccttttttccttaatttattctggtttctatatatgaaaaaaaaattgaccctTGATATTATGAGTCTGGCTTAGCATCATGTTCtctggttccattcatttactgcaaatgctacaatttcattcttccttatggttcAGTAAAACCCCACTGTATATATCTACATacattttcttaacccattcatctattgacggACATCTGAGCTGGTTCAATAATTTGGTTATTATAAATTGATGTGGCTATATTGCtactgtatgctgattttaattcttttggataaataataaGGAATgagatagttgggtcatatgatggttccattcctagctttttgtttgtttgtttgtttgtttgtttgtttgttttgagacatctctacactgctttccagaatggttataCTAATATGCAATTTCACCAACAATttgagtgaacctttttctccacatgcttgccagcatttattatttgtactcttaactgccattctgattggagtgagatgaaatattagtatagtcttgatttgcatttccctggttgctagagatattgaacattttttcttattttttttgccatttgtaacaccaaatttttgaaaatataattacagTGCCAAAAATCATAGAgtaaaatccaaaacaaaatgagatttttaaggGTGTGCTGATTTATTTTGGACAACTTTTCAATTCTATCACTAATAGAGACAGAAGAGAAATCACTATAGTGACTTCTCCTTATTCCAGATATAGGTCATACTAGGAATGAGAATCACTGTTAcataatctttttgttttgttttgtttcgtttaaACTGTAGGAATTGAGGAAAGAATTTAAGATTACTTGGTAATTGTGAGACCAGTGCTTGTTAACTATGGCTAGACATGATTAAGTAAAAATGTTTGCATGTGGAATAAATCTGTTAATGAAGGAATACTCAAAAAGTATAATAGTTGTGTTAGCATGGTGGGATTATAAATGATTACTCTCTTTTACCCCCCAAAATTTTAAGgcaaaatgtctattcagatgaGATATAATTAGCCTATATTCATCAGGAGAAATTTATACTTATTGCAGTTAGCTCATTTGATTGAACTTTTAAAACCAAAGAACCaggcccttttttatttagttCTGAGAGTCCTATAAAAGAGTTCAGAACAAAAGGCAACAATCAAGGGTTATCTAAGTACTAATAGTGAGAAGGACGCTTTAACTACAATATACTAAACTATACCTGCCTAATATCACATTCAGACTAAACATTTCAGAGTCAAGTAGAAATGTAATGTGGCTAAAATAGCCACAATCATTGCTGTTTACTTAGAATACCACCAATCAAATCAATACCTTTCAGATGCCTGTCTATAACAAATCAGAACAAACGCAGGCATTATCAGGCTTCTTTCCAGATCTACTAGTGTAGgaccttatattttaaatatattcaagtgatgcagataaaaaataatatttcaaagacCTTAGGCTAGATTCAGACTCAGTTAACAACCAAAGGAATGCTGCTAACTACTGTAAAATTCATAGTGGCAACCCTTAGGAgcctaataacaataataaaactcTAGGAATGATGATTCAGATGAAATCACTGATTTCtataaggttggctttgaatttcaATTCTGTTAAGACAGATGTCACAATACTTAAAGTActctatatatttataaaggtTTGGTCCATCCATTTGCAAAAATACTGTGATGcttaatacaatttaaaacattaatacaGAGAACagatatggtttttaaaaagaagtcagaTTTAGACTACgatctttgttattttattttttgtttttcgcttttttttttttcttctttcaggacTGGCAATCAAACCTAGAGCTTCAGacatgctaggaaaatgctctaccactgagttacaaccccaatcctttttaaattttattttgagacagggtctaagttttCCAAGCAGGCCTTGgacttgagattctcttgcctcagccttcagagtagctGTCATTACATGCATATGCCACCATACCTAGCTAGACTATAATCTTAAAATTTCATGCTCATTAAAAATGATCAGGACTTCTTGGAGAAAAGgatagtttaaggtctggcaaGACAAATCTCTCACAACTTTTTCTAGAAGAAACAAGAAAGCTACTTAAGGACATAAAGTCCTATCAAAAGCATTCTACAtctatagttccagctactcagaaggctaagacaggaggacgACTTAAGCCCAGGCATTCAAATCCAGTTTACATAACATAGCAAAATCCTtgctcaaaaaacaaacaaagcactCTAGAGCCAATATGAATAGACCCACTAGCCAAAGATAGGTCATTACCAGCATCAATAATAataactaggggctggggatatagctcagtggtagagcgctttcttagcatgtgcaagaccgtgggttcaatacccagtactgcaaccaaaacaaaaaaaaaaaaaagaagaagaagaagaattataATGGACTGTAacaaatcaaataattttaaatctgtgAGTTGTCAATAATCTtcaacaaaccaaaaataaaaaactattactGTCTACCCTTTAAGGATGGCAAGTGATCACTTCTTAAGATTTGTTGAAGTGTTGTGCCTTTTCTATACAAAGTGTACTTTCAAAGTAACCAAAGAACTGATGAGGATTATTTCATAGGCATACTCCAGCCAATAAATCAagggaaaagaattaaaaattaaaattctaccaTTTGACAACCCCTAACAAAATAACAGATCTGGGTAATGATCACCAATCACAGTTAATATTGCAAAGGAGGGAAAATAGTAGGAACTCCTAAATGAAGTTAATGCCATCTTTCACTTTAATCTGATGAAGACTGTAGTAGATGTTACTACCATTTTAGAGAACATATAGGAGACAGAAGAACATACTAAATGACACTTCAGGGATGCAACAACAAAATCTAAACTTTGGAAAATTCCATCAGATGATCAACCAAATTTCTTCAACGAACCAATTGTGGCTACAGAAGGGAACAAAAGCTTTTGCTTTTAGGGGAAATACAAAAGTCTACAGCTAACCAGAAATTCCCTCCTAGAACtaaaaaagttatataaaatgtaaaatacagaaaTCATCTGTTTGAAGAGGCCAAGATTCTGAATATGGGAGAAAGGGGTAATAAAAAATAGCCACTTTTACCTAGGGACATTTGCTATTCTGGACAAAGGGAAGAAGCAAAATCTAGGCTTTACACCGGTGGAAAGTTGATGCTGCAGGAGGGAAACCAGCAAAACATAAGGATAAAATTAAGTGCTGTTGCATTTTTGTATAGACTAGTTATAAAACTGCATATTGCTATTACCATAGTCAAATGCAATCCTAAACAGGCTAGAGGGCCCTTTTCAAATTTATGGCTAtcttaaatacaatatttttgaatgtttacctagataaaaataagaatgttttttaataaggagaaaagtttatcctttaaaatatacatgctaaaatatagcaaaataaagtttcattacttcttttttttaaagtttgggtactaaggattgaactcaggagcacttgaccactgagccacatccccaagtcctattttttgtattttttttttaagattataaaaactTCCTCTTGAAGGaaggacagtatagagggaaaagaggggtgggaggagtgaggggaaagggaaaaaaataacaaaatgaatcaaacagcattactctatgtaaatttatgattacacaaatggtatgcctttacgccatgtacaaacagagaaacaacatgtatcccatttgtttacaataaaataaaaaaaataaaaaaaaaacttcctcttTAATCAAGACTTTTAACATGGAAAAGATTTctctaataaaatggaaaatttccaaTACTTTGAAACATAAATCCATAAGTCTCCATACATGCAATActcagtaggaaaaaaacaaaacagcaagttCCCACAATCCCTGTAACAGCTATGGTCCGAGTCTCAGATGCTCCCTCCATCTGCCAAGTGTGTTCTACTGGATACAGAACACACTGTGGCTTTTGGGGTCACACCCAGCTGAGGTTGTGGTCCACAAAGCACTCATTTGGCAGGGTGGTGGTGGCTCTATTTCACAAGCAAAGCAGTTAAAAGCACATTCAAACATTATATTGAACATCCTTTAAATATCAAAGTGGAAAACAGAAGGCAACATAATCATGTtatcagaaagatgtcagaaaggACAGCTGTGTAAAGTTCGAGGTTGAAAGGTGGCTTGCCAGCTTCATTTCTTTGGCTTCTTGGGTAGTGGCCGCCAGAAGAGCAAGACGTGAGGTTCTAGTTCATGGATTATATAATGAACACATCCCTGACTCTGCTGAACGCCAAGGTTCCTCCATTCAGACTCTGACATCAAGTGGGTTTTAGGGAACGATATGGCTATATCCTTGGGCAACATGACAAGCTGGTACTCGAATTCCTCATCATCGTTGTATCTGTCCAAATAGTAAATTTGTTTGTGCGACATGATGTCTCGGCCTGAGGGCCTTCAGCACCGCACCACCAACCTCTGAACAACTCCCAGCAGCACAagcctgtatttttatttagagacaggatctcacagagttgcttagcacctcacttttgctgaggctgacttggaatcttcctgcctctgcctcccaagctgctgggattacaggcatgcgccactgtgcctggcaagttCCATTACTTCTTAGGCAGAAAAAATCCTGACATATATTTAAACTAAACTTGGAAAACAAATCTCCATTTTCACAAGTTATCTCATTTGAGATgggttttaaatttcataaagacCATGTAATCTGTACCTTTCAAAAGATCTGGAagtataaaaaaagtaaaaagaaggaagaaggaaaaaagaaaaatttccaaggGTTATTATTATAGACTTCAGTAGCAACTTCAGACATTTTGATCTATTCAAAtctattaaagaaacaaaatttttttgggggggtgggttgGGGGGGCAGAAtgctgggcactgaacccagagatactttactactgagatacatatatccccagccacttttactttttcttttaagacaagatctcactaagttgcttaggtcctcactaaattgctgaggctggcctccagttaTGATCTTCCCATCTCCCAAAGcattggattacaggtgtgcaccatcacatccAGCTAAAGAAAGGCCTTGCAAAAGCAAAGAACCTTGAGTTTTGGCCAAAGCCTAAAGTGTTAAAGCCCATACACTCTTTGTGAAATGAgaatcttacacacacacacacacacacacacacacactacatttaGGTCTCTGGAAGCTATTACTAAggtttaaaagtagaaaaaatatatgtatatataaagctGTATAAATCCTCTCATGCAAGAATGGGgatatacaaatatttcattaatgaAAGCATTAAAAAACAGTGGCAGGACTTAATTACTCATCTACTCAGcacttttttcccttattttggaaattatatattttactatattaaaTAAATCTGACTTATGCAACTTTATCTCTTGAAGAGATACTTGTACACCCATGCATCCATGTTCTTTGCAGCCTTATTTCCAATAACCAAAAAGTAGAAGCAAATATCCATCAAAAGATGAGTGAATAGATGGACAGATGCCACCAAACCTGTTTCAAAGCATCTCTGAGCCTGCCAAGATGCTTTGAAAAGCTCACCCTCcagatctgaaaaaaaaaaatatggacaaGAAGCTATCACTGGAATTAAATGGTGGCAGACATGTCCAAGGACAATTGCAGGGATTTGACCCCTTTATGAGTTTTGTGATAAATAAATGTATGGAGATGGCAACTAGTGGGCAACAGAATATTGTAATGGTGGTAATACGAGGAAATAGTATCATCATGTTAGAAGATTTGGAACAAGTAAGAATAACGGCTGTTCAGTAGAGAAATCCATGTCCCCTCTCCAAAGGGCCTATTTTACTATGACATAAAAATTGGGTCATGCacattttcatattaaacttttagttaaaaagaaaaaaagaatggataaagaaactgttatatacatataatggaacattatttggccccaaaaaagaaaggaaatctgcCACATACTACTTTGAAGGTAAACTTCAAAGGTAAACTTtgaagacattatactaagtaaaataagcttctaaaaaagaacaaaatactgtATAATATCGCTTAAATGAGATAGATAGCAGTCAAAATCATGGAAACATGGTAGAATAGTGGTGCCAGGGgttagaaggaaagagaaatggagagtTGTCTAACGGGTATCAAGTTCCAGATATGCCAGAtggaaaagttctagagatctacACATCAAAGTTAACACTAGTTTAGCAGTTAACTCTACTAAACTATACACTTAACAATAGTTACAGGataaattttatgtgtttcttACCATAATTTCAAACACAAAAATCCAGTTTGTCTCATGCAAAACCATGAAACAAACTCAAACTGAGAGACATTACACAAAATACCTGACCAATACTCttcaaaagtaaatgaaaaatttcatgtccCTTAAAAGGTCATAAATACTGAAAAACATAGGAGGGGACTTACACAGACAAGTGGATTAGCCCATCggggtggctcacacctgtaatcccagcagctccagaggttgagacaggaggatcacaagagactctgtctctaaaaaaaatagggctggggatgtggctcagtggtcgagtaaccctgagttcaatctccagtaaccctcccaaaaaaaaaagagacatgtGGACTAAATAAAACTTAGTATTCTATACtgaaaaaggggaagaaaaaaaaaaggcaatgaaatccaaataaagtttatttattagTTACTagcacaaaagtaaataaagagcTACAATTTATGTGAAATTATGTGGCAAATATACCAATAAACACTAGAATACTGAAATTAAGACTTAAGCCACTTAACCTATGAAATACTTCTAAGGTATACAATTACTAATGAGTAAGAGGAAAGAATTAATAGAACACATTGCTTATACCAAAGATCATTCAGGAAAGATTAAAAGGCAAAAGCAAATAATCCTCAGATCACAAATTTCCATGAAAGAGCAGACCAGCACTCTGAACTGCTGACAAATATACAACAgatttaagttcattttaaagaGTTATCAGGgagttttgttttcccttttactaTGAGAACTGCCCTCCTGCTATACACAGCTAGAAAATCAgacaatatatatgaaataacagTTTCTAGACAAAGGATAATATACAGCACAAAACTGCATTCCCTAACAAAAGACTAACAAATGAATTAAGCAAAATTTTCCCAGCTTACTACCTAAAAGTGGTTTCAAAGCCACAGTTTAAGGAGGGGAAACTAACAGAATTCAGAGGTCATGCTAAGTTGAAGAAACAAGAGGAACCTAAAGTAGTAGAATTTACAAGAGAGTTTACTGAAAAGGCAGAAGTTGCACAGCGAGGGCTTTGAAGAAGGTCCCCCTCAAAATTATGACTATCAATTTGTACACAATTAAGTTCATCTGCCCAAGGCCAGGGAAAGAACCACCCAAAAGCAGTATGTTGAACAACTCTAGGTAGTTTACATTCCTACTAGCCAGAGTAGAGAGATCTCGTAATATAAAGGAATTTAGGTGGAATCCTCAGGAGGGTCACATCTTAGTACCAAAGCTAAAGTAAAagcaggacaaaaaaaaaaaaatcttatgaacTCATCATAAGAAAACACACTAGGAAGGCTCAGAACAATCAAAATTATACACAAATAACTAAATGCCAGACCAAAAATGTTCAAAGGAGTATAACAAACCTTAGGACAAAATTTACAGTGTCTAGAATCCAATAAAAATGGCAAGGCATGCAAAAGAGCAGGAAAATAGGTACCAAAATCAGGATGAAagtcaataaatacaaatatacccAATAATGCAAAAGGTTGGAATTATCAAACAAATGTTGCCttataataaatgttataaatattttaagatttttttctgaaggatataaaataaaacatgaagacaatgaagaacaaaattaaagacaTGAACAATACAGAGactattatatgaaaaatataatatctgaaataaaactgaaatgaaaaatgcactgaatataaataatagGAGATTGGCCACTGCAGAAGAAAAAATCCCGAAGACAGGGAAATAGAAATTATCAAAATGAAGCATCTGgacaaaaaaagactggaaaagaaataatcagaacTTCAGTGGGATACCATCTAGAGAACTAATATGTAATTAAGAGTCTCGGAAATAGAGCAAAGTGgaatagataaaaagaaatatttgaagaaataccagccagatattttacaaatttaatgaaaaccaTAAACTCAAAAATCCCAAATCTCAACAGACCCCAAGGAAAAGAAGCATAAGGAAAAAACACCAAAGAACATGGAAATCAAACTGTTGAAAGCCATTAGTAAagtgaaaatttcaaagaaaacctGAGGGGAAAAGAAATATCATACAGATGAACCAAGATCATAATGATAACAGAGTTCTCCTTAGAAAGCTATAAGAAAATGGAAGATACCTTCAAagtgttaaaagaaaattttaacctAGAATTCTACACcatgaaaatatctttcaagaaatgaagacataataaacatgtgaaatgatgctcaatatcattagccatcaaAGAAAATCACAATGAGAAATGACTTAACACCttggctataatcaaaaagacaaaaagttttggtgaggatgtggagaaattggaacccaaATACACTTCTAatgagaatgtaaaatagtatagtcactttggaaaacagtttggcagttcctcaaataGAGCCACAATATGACCTAGAAACACCACTCCTAATTATATAcctataagaaatgaaaacatatgtctatACAAATATTTGTGTATTCTAAGCCAAGAGCAGAGAAAGTACAAGATGCAAGTCTGAAACACATTGCAACGCCAGGAAGTTGAaagtacacaaaaaataaagaatatgtcaAAAAGAATATGAAGAGTTCTAAAGGTCAAATCTAAGCAATgtgcacaaataaaaaacaatagtAATAGATTATTaccaatagaataaaataagaatctatACTGATAAATTATAATCAAATACATGAATAGGCAAGAGAAAGCTTCTTTACAATAGAATTCTATACATTAGAATTTCCACTACTCCTTCTATAAAATTGTTCCTTCTATAAATACAGaacaatagaaatgtaaaaaaatcacCATATGGTAAACAACACAATACTCTTGTTATTAATACATAACAAAATTAGAAGGCAAAAGTATGAGAAATAAGATATGTACACATATCAAAGAATCACCCACAAGATGCTTAATTGTGATGGGAAAATAAGAACTCTTTCAgtgaaaaaaattcatcaaacACCTCCTTAGACAAGTGATCAAAGTTAACATCACCAGTAATTAGACAAATCAGTGCTTCCTGTTACACTTCTCTCTTTCAGATACTTGGTCTTTagcccaggagtgcttaaccactgagctatatccccaatcctttttattttgagacagggtcccaccaattgtttagggcctcgctaaattgctgaggctgcccttgtacaatcctcctgcctcagtctcatgagtccctgggattataggtatatgccaccacaTCTGGTTCTGGTACTTATGTGCCCAAAAATATACATCTTGAACTGAATCATGAGGGAATATCAAACACAATAACTACACAATAACTGGCCAGTACTCTTCAAAACTCTCAAGAATATGAAACTCAGAGACTGAGAAACtttcaaattaaagaaaactaaaagcaaaacaattaAATGCAACATATAATCCTGAATTGGCTCCTGAGCCAAAAAAAGGATAATCAGTGGGACAAacagtaaattaatatttttgaccaccatatcataattataaaaaatgttaactagctgggcaaggtggtgcttgcctataatcccagtggctagggaggttgaggcaggaggattccaagttgaaagccagcctcagcaaaagtaaggcgctaagcaactcagtgagaccttgtctctaaataaaatacaaaatagggctgcagatgtggctcagtgattgaatgcccctgagtcaatcctcagtacctgcccccccccaaaaaaaatgttaattaacacTTATAAGGGACtatataaatgtgatttttttttttttttttgtaccagggattgaacccagaggtgcttaaccactgagccacatcccagggcatgtgccaccccaaccccccattttttaaaaaattttatttagaaacaggatctcactaagttgcttaaggtctccgtaaattgctgagactggccttgcacttccaatcctcctgcctcagcctccccagccactgggattataggcgtgtgccaccatgcccagcttaagtatgaaatttttaacatgaatttatttaatattttattcctttagcTATTTAAGGAGTTTTGATTCaacttttcaaaactttttaattattttttattggtgcattataactatACCTAACAATGAGATTCgttgtgatatatttgtacagACATATAACAATgtgatcaatttcattctctataacctcccttttcctgccccccacccccccagtCCTCTTCCACTACTCTAaaggtctcccttctattttcataagattccCCCAAATACACTCACCCCCCATCTTTTTCTCTCTAGGTTCCATACGTAAGAAAACATACAAACTTTGATTTTTGAGTCTAGCTTatgtcacttaacataatgatctcaagttccacccattttcttacaaatgacattaattttcttcttctttaagcCTGAATAaagcaggccatatagcccacctcgtagagtgcctgcctctcatgctggaggcccgggttcgagtccccagcactgtgggattgtggaaataacaaacaaacgaagCCTGAATAAAAGTCCACggtatatatttatcacattttctttgcttATCTGATtacttgtgctgctataaacatgggtatgcatgtatcactac
Proteins encoded in this region:
- the LOC124980342 gene encoding cyclin-dependent kinases regulatory subunit 1-like — encoded protein: MSHKQIYYLDRYNDDEEFEYQLVMLPKDIAISFPKTHLMSESEWRNLGVQQSQGCVHYIIHELEPHVLLFWRPLPKKPKK
- the LOC124981286 gene encoding small nuclear ribonucleoprotein G-like, coding for MDKKLSLELNGGRHVQGQLQGFDPFMSFVINKCMEMATSGQQNIVMVVIRGNSIIMLEDLEQVRITAVQ